A stretch of the Erinaceus europaeus chromosome 23, mEriEur2.1, whole genome shotgun sequence genome encodes the following:
- the LOC132535593 gene encoding zinc finger protein 709-like isoform X1, which translates to MTVSQCSVTYEDVTVIFTQEEWALLNSSEKKLYRNVMWENFRNILSIGQLQEDHSIKEQYNYQGSKSNIVEISEAKEQSQNGGNPQECEVYNKELTHSSQLKKQKRIPIGKKSYQRKHCSKTFSQTGDLQRHECKQCRKTFSYSSKLQIHERTHSGAKPYECKHCSKTFSESGTLRKHERIHSGEKPYECKQCCKTFSRCSYLRIHERTHSGEKPYECQQCRKTFIHSSNLRTHERTHSGERPYECKQCRKTFSDNSAFRKHEKMHSGEKPYECKQCSKTFSESGTLRKHERMHSGEKPYECKQCCKTFSRCSNLRVHERTHSGEKPYECQQCRKTFIHSSNLRTHERTHSGERPYECKQCRKTFSQSSHLRIHERTHSGEKPYECKQCRKTFSDNSALRKHERTHGGEKPYECKQCRKTFLLSSHLRRHERTHSGENF; encoded by the exons atgaCAGTTTCTCAG tgctcagtgacctatgaagatgtaacagTGATATttactcaagaggagtgggcactactaaattcttcagagaagaaactctacagaaatGTGATGTGGGAAAACTTTAGAAACATTCTGTCAATAG GACAGTTACAAGAGGATCATTCCATCAAAGAGCAGTACAACTACCAAGGAAGTAAAAG TAATATAGTGGAAATCTCTGAGGCCAAAGAACAAAGTCAAAATGGTGGGAATcctcaagaatgtgaagtatacaacaaaGAATTGACTCATTCCAGTCagcttaaaaaacagaaaagaattccTATTGGAAAGAAATCTTATCAACGTAAAcattgtagtaaaacattcagtcaaacCGGtgatcttcagagacatgaatgtaaacaatgtaggaaaacattcagttattCCAGCAAACTTcagatacatgaaagaactcacagtggtgCGAAGCCTTATGAATGTAAAcattgtagtaaaacattcagtgaaaGCGGTACTCttcggaaacatgaaagaattcacagtggagagaaaccctatgagtgtAAACAATGTTGTAAAACATTCAGTCGATGCAGTTATCTTcggatacatgaaagaactcacagtggagagaaaccctatgaatgtcaacaatgtaggaaaacattcattcactccagtaatcttcggacacatgaaagaacgcacagtggagagaggccatatgaatgtaaacaatgtaggaaaacatttAGTGATAACAGTGCTTTtcggaaacatgaaaaaatgcacagtggagagaagccctatgaatgtaaacagtgtagtaaaacattcagtgaaaGTGGTACTCttcggaaacatgaaagaatgcacagtggagagaaaccctatgagtgtAAACAATGTTGTAAAACATTCAGTCGATGCAGTAATCTTcgggtacatgaaagaactcacagtggagagaaaccctatgaatgtcaacaatgtaggaaaacattcattcactccagtaatcttcggactcatgaaagaacgcacagtggagagaggccatatgaatgtaaacaatgtaggaaaacatttagtcaatccagtcatcttcggatacatgaaagaactcacagtggagagaaaccctatgaatgtaaacaatgtaggaaaacatttAGTGATAACAGTGCTCTTCGGAAACATGAAAGAACGCACgggggagagaaaccctatgaatgtaaacagtgtagaaaAACATTCCTTCTATCCAGTCATCTACGGAGACATGAAAGAACCCACAGTGGAGAGAACTTCTAG
- the LOC132535593 gene encoding zinc finger protein 709-like isoform X2: MTVSQCSVTYEDVTVIFTQEEWALLNSSEKKLYRNVMWENFRNILSIGQLQEDHSIKEQYNYQGSKSKTFSQTGDLQRHECKQCRKTFSYSSKLQIHERTHSGAKPYECKHCSKTFSESGTLRKHERIHSGEKPYECKQCCKTFSRCSYLRIHERTHSGEKPYECQQCRKTFIHSSNLRTHERTHSGERPYECKQCRKTFSDNSAFRKHEKMHSGEKPYECKQCSKTFSESGTLRKHERMHSGEKPYECKQCCKTFSRCSNLRVHERTHSGEKPYECQQCRKTFIHSSNLRTHERTHSGERPYECKQCRKTFSQSSHLRIHERTHSGEKPYECKQCRKTFSDNSALRKHERTHGGEKPYECKQCRKTFLLSSHLRRHERTHSGENF; encoded by the exons atgaCAGTTTCTCAG tgctcagtgacctatgaagatgtaacagTGATATttactcaagaggagtgggcactactaaattcttcagagaagaaactctacagaaatGTGATGTGGGAAAACTTTAGAAACATTCTGTCAATAG GACAGTTACAAGAGGATCATTCCATCAAAGAGCAGTACAACTACCAAGGAAGTAAAAG taaaacattcagtcaaacCGGtgatcttcagagacatgaatgtaaacaatgtaggaaaacattcagttattCCAGCAAACTTcagatacatgaaagaactcacagtggtgCGAAGCCTTATGAATGTAAAcattgtagtaaaacattcagtgaaaGCGGTACTCttcggaaacatgaaagaattcacagtggagagaaaccctatgagtgtAAACAATGTTGTAAAACATTCAGTCGATGCAGTTATCTTcggatacatgaaagaactcacagtggagagaaaccctatgaatgtcaacaatgtaggaaaacattcattcactccagtaatcttcggacacatgaaagaacgcacagtggagagaggccatatgaatgtaaacaatgtaggaaaacatttAGTGATAACAGTGCTTTtcggaaacatgaaaaaatgcacagtggagagaagccctatgaatgtaaacagtgtagtaaaacattcagtgaaaGTGGTACTCttcggaaacatgaaagaatgcacagtggagagaaaccctatgagtgtAAACAATGTTGTAAAACATTCAGTCGATGCAGTAATCTTcgggtacatgaaagaactcacagtggagagaaaccctatgaatgtcaacaatgtaggaaaacattcattcactccagtaatcttcggactcatgaaagaacgcacagtggagagaggccatatgaatgtaaacaatgtaggaaaacatttagtcaatccagtcatcttcggatacatgaaagaactcacagtggagagaaaccctatgaatgtaaacaatgtaggaaaacatttAGTGATAACAGTGCTCTTCGGAAACATGAAAGAACGCACgggggagagaaaccctatgaatgtaaacagtgtagaaaAACATTCCTTCTATCCAGTCATCTACGGAGACATGAAAGAACCCACAGTGGAGAGAACTTCTAG